A window of the Bradyrhizobium ottawaense genome harbors these coding sequences:
- a CDS encoding outer membrane beta-barrel protein has product MAAVGLSNVAQAADPAKGPCPYGGDPYKNYNCLDAYLGSDFFSRFINYYRLEWGHDAAPADPKAPPSRRADWPGTPQTIPPYPFTEWPYGGSTALGVTRPSSVDSPLMVALGNTAAGSWMNDNHIQVYGWVNAGGNLSSNTVRGGNVPAAYDYNPNTVQLDQAVLYIERLPDTVQKDHIDWGFRLAPIYGENYRYTTAFGLWSNQLLNQNKNYGYDMPMAYGEVFIPQIAEGLLLRFGRYISIPDIEAQLAPNNYMYTHSMTYTFDNYTNTGIQATLAANKNWMFQLGVSVGSDTMPWNYKATIANPAPNPLFPGATMPKDPGAVPSVTAGVRWTSDSGNDSIYVVGDALNSGTWGYNNLQWYGLTAYHKFNDQWHISFETYNLHQNNVLNANNPAAVAAFAAGGTPFSPQYLPFNAPGLAFCNSTTVFSCTASVQTYVAYLSYKASALDNISYRVEYYDDKQGQRTGTKTAYFETGIGWQHWFSPQIEIRPEVTYYRSLNANAFNGNANLGIPASKNFALVGAADIIIHF; this is encoded by the coding sequence TTGGCAGCGGTCGGTCTGAGCAACGTGGCCCAGGCGGCAGATCCGGCGAAGGGGCCATGCCCGTACGGCGGCGATCCCTACAAGAACTATAACTGCCTTGATGCCTATCTCGGCAGCGACTTCTTCAGCCGCTTCATCAACTACTATCGGCTCGAGTGGGGACACGATGCCGCGCCTGCCGACCCGAAGGCGCCGCCGTCACGCCGCGCCGACTGGCCGGGAACGCCGCAAACCATTCCGCCGTATCCGTTCACCGAATGGCCCTACGGCGGATCGACCGCGCTCGGCGTCACGCGTCCGAGTTCGGTCGACAGTCCGCTGATGGTGGCGCTCGGTAACACGGCCGCAGGCTCGTGGATGAACGATAACCACATCCAGGTTTACGGCTGGGTCAATGCCGGTGGCAACCTGAGCAGCAACACCGTGCGCGGCGGCAATGTGCCGGCCGCCTATGACTACAATCCGAACACGGTCCAGCTCGATCAGGCGGTGCTCTATATCGAGCGCCTTCCGGATACGGTTCAGAAGGATCACATCGACTGGGGCTTCCGTCTCGCACCGATCTACGGCGAGAACTATCGCTATACGACGGCCTTTGGCTTGTGGAGCAATCAGCTCCTGAACCAGAACAAGAACTACGGCTACGACATGCCGATGGCCTATGGCGAAGTCTTCATTCCGCAGATCGCGGAAGGCCTGTTGCTGCGCTTCGGCCGCTACATCTCGATCCCCGACATCGAGGCTCAGCTCGCGCCCAACAACTACATGTACACGCACTCGATGACCTACACCTTCGACAACTACACCAACACCGGGATTCAGGCGACGCTCGCGGCAAACAAGAACTGGATGTTCCAGTTGGGCGTCTCGGTCGGCAGCGATACCATGCCCTGGAACTACAAGGCAACGATCGCAAATCCGGCCCCGAACCCGCTATTCCCCGGCGCCACCATGCCGAAGGATCCGGGTGCCGTACCGAGCGTCACCGCCGGTGTGCGCTGGACCAGCGACAGCGGAAACGACAGCATCTACGTGGTCGGTGACGCGCTCAACAGCGGCACCTGGGGCTACAACAACCTGCAATGGTACGGCTTGACCGCCTATCACAAGTTCAACGATCAGTGGCACATCTCGTTCGAGACATACAATCTGCACCAGAACAACGTGCTCAATGCCAACAACCCGGCCGCAGTTGCAGCGTTTGCCGCGGGCGGTACGCCGTTCTCGCCTCAGTACTTGCCGTTCAACGCTCCGGGTCTTGCGTTCTGCAACAGCACGACCGTGTTTTCTTGTACGGCGTCGGTGCAAACCTATGTGGCTTATTTGAGCTACAAGGCGTCGGCGCTCGACAACATCTCCTATCGTGTTGAGTACTACGACGACAAACAGGGCCAGCGCACCGGCACCAAGACGGCCTATTTCGAAACCGGTATCGGCTGGCAGCACTGGTTCTCGCCGCAGATCGAAATCCGGCCCGAGGTCACGTATTACCGGTCGCTGAATGCCAACGCATTCAATGGCAATGCAAACCTCGGCATCCCGGCCAGCAAGAACTTCGCCCTCGTCGGTGCGGCGGACATCATCATTCACTTCTGA
- a CDS encoding DUF4118 domain-containing protein: MNFNLPMAQRRAPDGVNRVGRRIEATLPLEEELTPHHVLLASILPLLMSLVWVGLVTAALLPFERTLARSLVPIAYLIPVIIAATQWGIWPATLASVAATIAADFFFILPLYSLHIDDPQEAIDLLLFLVVALVSSNLASRLRRETETLRRRESQIQHLYEFSRLLAACFTVSDLVSAIQKHLSRTLGQQAAFFPAGADDRFESPESGSVPKLVQQRVASMTPALGMASAAVVDEPTQHMWLLESVFSENAVHGLVAVNIGGGSRRAIEVKTQRARAVLEDVSMTFQRLDIEKAIEDARLHLQAQLLRDAFHGTLAHELCTPLAAIRGSASVLDAMAIVRGNDRIRSLVEAISDEAAELHGFIHNLLNATRVTAGGVSPTLEWADPRDIVNAAIRRRAKRLAAHRIETEFTDDLPLVNVDSGLIEEACGQLLENAAKYSPSGSTISIRARHEQGRAVLSISDQGVGITSDEQQQLGRRSFRSPRHQATVPGSGLGFWIASTFIRANGGAIDISSRGQGLGTTASITLPDTPVESSELAALTDE, from the coding sequence TTGAACTTTAATCTGCCCATGGCTCAACGACGCGCCCCTGACGGAGTGAATCGCGTTGGACGCAGGATCGAAGCGACTTTGCCGCTTGAGGAAGAGCTGACGCCGCATCACGTTTTGCTGGCGAGCATTTTGCCTCTGCTGATGTCCTTGGTGTGGGTCGGCCTTGTCACCGCCGCACTGCTCCCGTTTGAGCGAACTCTTGCGCGCAGCCTCGTCCCGATCGCCTATCTGATACCCGTCATTATCGCGGCTACCCAGTGGGGCATCTGGCCGGCGACCCTGGCGTCGGTTGCCGCCACGATCGCGGCGGATTTCTTCTTCATTCTGCCGCTCTACAGCCTCCACATCGACGACCCGCAAGAGGCCATCGATCTGTTGCTGTTTCTCGTCGTAGCTCTGGTCAGTAGCAATCTCGCATCACGGCTGCGGCGCGAGACGGAAACGCTGCGCCGGCGAGAAAGCCAAATTCAGCATCTTTACGAATTCTCGCGACTCCTTGCGGCCTGCTTCACCGTATCGGACCTGGTCTCCGCGATTCAGAAACATCTTTCCCGCACACTGGGACAACAGGCCGCGTTTTTCCCGGCCGGGGCGGACGATCGATTTGAATCGCCCGAATCCGGTTCGGTCCCGAAGTTGGTGCAACAAAGGGTCGCGTCCATGACCCCGGCCCTCGGAATGGCCTCCGCCGCCGTCGTTGACGAACCGACACAACATATGTGGTTGCTCGAGTCGGTATTTTCGGAAAATGCCGTTCACGGCCTCGTTGCCGTCAACATCGGCGGCGGATCTCGCAGAGCGATCGAGGTCAAGACGCAGCGCGCCCGAGCCGTACTTGAAGACGTGTCTATGACCTTTCAACGTCTCGATATCGAGAAAGCGATCGAGGACGCCCGGCTCCACCTGCAGGCGCAACTATTGAGGGACGCATTTCACGGTACGCTGGCTCACGAATTGTGCACGCCGCTTGCAGCCATTCGGGGCTCGGCCAGCGTGCTTGATGCGATGGCCATCGTTCGGGGAAACGATCGGATCCGCTCGTTGGTCGAGGCGATATCCGACGAAGCGGCAGAGCTCCACGGCTTCATTCATAACCTTCTGAACGCAACCCGGGTGACAGCAGGCGGCGTCAGCCCGACTCTTGAATGGGCCGATCCAAGAGACATCGTCAACGCCGCCATCAGGCGGAGGGCCAAACGCCTGGCGGCCCACAGGATCGAGACCGAATTCACCGACGATCTACCGCTGGTCAACGTCGATTCGGGCCTGATCGAGGAAGCGTGCGGCCAGCTGCTGGAAAACGCAGCGAAATATTCTCCCTCCGGCTCGACGATCTCGATCCGCGCGCGACATGAACAAGGACGCGCGGTCTTGTCGATCTCCGATCAAGGTGTCGGGATAACATCCGACGAGCAGCAGCAGCTTGGCCGCAGGTCTTTCCGAAGCCCGCGTCATCAGGCAACGGTCCCGGGCTCCGGTCTGGGCTTTTGGATCGCATCAACCTTCATCAGAGCGAATGGCGGAGCCATCGACATATCCAGCCGGGGACAGGGACTGGGAACCACCGCTTCGATCACCCTGCCCGACACGCCGGTGGAGTCTTCCGAACTGGCGGCGCTCACCGATGAATAA
- a CDS encoding response regulator, whose amino-acid sequence MNKPSNVVLLIEDEPKIRRFLRAGFEIHGFYVLEAENAADGLKTATFNSPDLIILDLALPDLHGTEVLERLRSWSNVPVIILSVVSNEDEKVRLLQAGADDYVVKPFGMAELLARSEAALRRYFKTATENPVVVAGPLSIDLVSRTVLLNKSQIRLTRKEYRLLHILATHIGLVVTHDQLLKEIWSGNQRENIQYLRILVRKLRQKIETDPNDPCLLVTESGVGYRLQPRLETSSAE is encoded by the coding sequence ATGAATAAGCCCAGCAATGTCGTTCTCCTGATCGAGGACGAACCGAAAATCAGGCGGTTTCTTCGCGCCGGCTTCGAAATTCATGGCTTCTACGTGCTCGAAGCAGAGAACGCCGCGGACGGATTGAAGACAGCAACGTTCAATTCGCCGGATCTCATTATTCTCGATCTGGCGTTGCCCGATCTGCACGGGACGGAGGTTCTCGAGCGGCTTCGATCGTGGTCGAACGTGCCCGTCATCATTCTCTCGGTCGTATCGAATGAGGATGAAAAGGTCCGGCTGCTGCAGGCGGGCGCCGACGACTATGTGGTCAAGCCGTTCGGGATGGCCGAACTGCTCGCGCGCAGTGAAGCTGCCTTGCGGCGATATTTCAAGACCGCGACCGAAAACCCCGTCGTCGTGGCCGGCCCTCTGTCAATCGACCTCGTGAGTCGAACCGTCCTGCTCAACAAGAGCCAGATCCGGTTGACGCGAAAGGAATACCGTCTACTTCATATTCTGGCGACGCATATCGGCCTGGTCGTCACCCACGACCAGTTGCTCAAGGAAATATGGAGCGGCAACCAGCGAGAAAATATCCAGTATCTCCGGATACTGGTTCGCAAACTCCGGCAGAAAATCGAAACCGATCCCAATGACCCTTGCCTGCTCGTGACCGAATCCGGCGTCGGCTACCGCCTTCAACCTCGGCTCGAAACCAGCTCGGCGGAGTAA
- a CDS encoding DNA-directed RNA polymerase subunit alpha C-terminal domain-containing protein: MLDTTRELADETLISDLELTTRIRNALAAAGVKTVGEVREMFDKALLSLPDFGQYSLSCLRGKLSQPSTRR, translated from the coding sequence ATGCTCGATACGACGCGCGAATTGGCAGACGAAACTTTGATCAGCGATCTCGAACTTACGACTCGAATTAGGAACGCCCTCGCCGCAGCAGGTGTGAAAACTGTCGGCGAGGTGAGGGAAATGTTCGATAAAGCCCTGCTTAGTTTGCCGGATTTTGGACAGTACTCGCTGTCCTGCCTGCGCGGAAAATTAAGCCAGCCGTCGACCCGTCGATAG
- a CDS encoding outer membrane protein has translation MRRQMKWAFAASIVLALGATGGASAADMAVKARPVVAPIIATPWTGCYIGGNVGGGWTRIDTTRVSQDTIGPAFANYGRENDSGFIGGGQIGCDFQTGNLVLGVQGMFDYARINGQHALTDFPAFTETNNLRSIITGTGRAGWLWTPALLGYVKGGVAWLNQRNQAFLPGGGLSESSSFTVPGMTVGVGFEYMFAPSWSIFAEYNYMWFLDDTATHFTAAPGLLPPGEVVNVNQRAQTALVGINYKFHWESPGVAKY, from the coding sequence ATGCGTCGACAAATGAAATGGGCATTCGCTGCGAGTATCGTGTTGGCTCTCGGTGCAACCGGCGGCGCCTCGGCCGCGGATATGGCAGTCAAAGCTCGACCGGTCGTCGCGCCGATCATCGCCACGCCATGGACCGGGTGTTACATCGGCGGCAATGTCGGCGGCGGCTGGACCCGGATCGATACCACCCGGGTTTCCCAAGACACGATCGGCCCGGCATTCGCAAATTATGGCCGTGAAAACGACAGCGGCTTTATCGGTGGCGGCCAGATCGGCTGTGACTTCCAGACCGGCAACCTGGTGCTCGGCGTGCAGGGCATGTTCGACTATGCCCGCATCAACGGCCAACATGCATTGACGGACTTCCCGGCTTTCACCGAGACGAACAACCTTCGCTCCATCATCACCGGTACCGGACGGGCCGGCTGGCTGTGGACCCCGGCGCTCCTCGGCTATGTGAAGGGCGGCGTCGCATGGTTGAACCAGCGGAATCAGGCCTTCCTGCCTGGCGGCGGCCTGTCAGAATCGTCGAGCTTTACGGTGCCCGGAATGACCGTCGGCGTGGGCTTTGAATACATGTTTGCCCCAAGCTGGTCGATATTCGCGGAATACAACTACATGTGGTTCCTTGACGACACCGCTACGCACTTTACCGCCGCTCCCGGCTTGTTGCCGCCTGGCGAGGTCGTCAACGTGAATCAGCGGGCCCAGACTGCGTTGGTCGGCATTAACTACAAATTCCACTGGGAATCACCGGGGGTCGCGAAATACTGA
- the dapA gene encoding 4-hydroxy-tetrahydrodipicolinate synthase: MTPLLLPYSWLAGYTPDLPTPFDDNGELDLAAFATLCDRQIDADVSAIVVGETTGEASTLTPVEQDKLVRTAVEVSHRRVRVIAGAGSNSTSQAIELTRRAERAGADAVLSVVPYYNKPMQAGICAHFQAIAGATALPIILHDIPSRTIREMSDDTLVRLAEARPFIGLRDATGDITRAMRLQPRLPPGFRLLSGDDATALAFIVNGGDGSISTISNVAPALCSAIFSNCGQGQLQSARYLQSRLAPLTAALARENPAAVKYALCLLGFMSPHTRLPIVELADSAKAEVARAIAEIGDEDLACRCEIQRSRTGLK, translated from the coding sequence ATGACACCCCTTCTACTGCCGTACAGCTGGCTTGCGGGTTACACCCCCGATCTTCCAACCCCGTTTGACGACAACGGCGAACTCGATCTGGCGGCATTCGCGACGCTTTGCGATCGTCAAATCGACGCCGATGTCTCGGCGATTGTCGTCGGCGAAACAACCGGCGAAGCGTCAACGCTGACGCCGGTTGAGCAAGACAAGCTGGTCCGGACTGCCGTTGAGGTGTCGCATCGGCGAGTCCGCGTCATCGCCGGCGCCGGATCGAACTCCACCAGCCAGGCCATTGAGCTGACCCGGCGCGCCGAGCGGGCCGGCGCCGACGCGGTGTTGTCGGTCGTGCCCTATTACAACAAGCCAATGCAGGCCGGCATCTGCGCCCATTTTCAGGCGATTGCCGGCGCCACTGCCCTGCCTATTATCCTCCACGATATCCCCTCCCGAACCATCCGCGAGATGTCCGACGACACCCTGGTGCGGCTCGCGGAGGCGAGGCCGTTCATTGGCTTGCGAGACGCGACCGGCGATATCACGCGCGCCATGCGCCTGCAGCCGCGCCTGCCGCCAGGATTTCGGTTGCTGTCCGGAGACGACGCGACCGCGTTGGCCTTCATCGTCAATGGTGGCGACGGCAGCATCTCGACGATATCGAATGTCGCGCCGGCACTATGCAGCGCTATTTTTTCGAACTGCGGGCAAGGGCAGCTACAGTCCGCGCGATATTTGCAAAGCAGGCTTGCCCCGCTAACAGCCGCACTCGCTCGGGAGAACCCGGCCGCCGTAAAGTATGCCCTGTGCCTGCTCGGTTTCATGTCGCCGCATACCCGCCTGCCGATCGTCGAGTTGGCCGATTCAGCGAAAGCCGAGGTTGCGAGAGCGATCGCGGAGATCGGCGACGAGGATCTGGCCTGTCGGTGCGAAATTCAGCGGAGTCGAACCGGCCTAAAGTAG
- a CDS encoding DUF6151 family protein has translation MTLTPRDLPLRCRCGRARGIANEIAPSTGFRIVCYCGDCQAFARFLGRPDVLDTAGGTDIFQMPTGRVKLTAGTDAVRCLRFSNKVFRWYTDCCQTPIGNTAGPRFPVVGIIHSFMDHDADGRSRDETLGAPRCRIFERSAVGPLPPNAPAPLSLSLLPVRVSTLLRWWWRGLGRPNPFFDEHTGAPLSVPRVLTPGERATLSQ, from the coding sequence ATGACGCTGACCCCCAGGGATCTCCCACTTCGCTGCCGGTGCGGCCGCGCGCGCGGCATCGCGAACGAAATTGCACCGTCCACCGGCTTTCGCATCGTCTGCTACTGCGGGGATTGCCAGGCGTTCGCGCGCTTCCTTGGCCGTCCCGACGTGCTCGACACAGCAGGCGGAACAGACATCTTTCAAATGCCGACCGGCCGCGTGAAACTGACGGCGGGCACTGACGCCGTACGCTGCCTGAGGTTCTCCAATAAGGTCTTCCGCTGGTACACGGATTGTTGCCAGACCCCGATCGGCAACACGGCCGGACCGCGATTCCCTGTCGTCGGCATCATTCATTCTTTCATGGATCACGATGCAGATGGTCGTTCCCGAGACGAGACGCTCGGTGCGCCGCGTTGCCGAATCTTCGAGCGTTCCGCCGTCGGACCACTCCCGCCGAACGCGCCTGCGCCGCTCTCGCTCAGCCTGCTCCCCGTCCGCGTCTCAACGCTTCTCCGCTGGTGGTGGCGCGGGCTCGGTCGGCCGAACCCGTTCTTCGACGAACATACGGGCGCCCCACTCTCCGTACCGCGCGTCCTCACGCCGGGAGAGCGCGCCACCCTCAGCCAATGA
- a CDS encoding cyclic nucleotide-binding domain-containing protein has protein sequence MASLLGLGTTSSALLGAAIGLYAPFSKRPLACLLAFAAGSLISALAIELAYEGALALHHQGYNACAAWVFVSAGFAAGAIIYYSASLFLEQKGAAVRYVTQFREYALARKKADASERIKLLATCDLMRHLPAQQIEQILPCIADCHLKAGEILFNAGDPGDALYIVARGKVDVLRSQGAGTSSDAIAQVGVGHAFGEMSLLSGGPRTATIRAAEDTELMKIGKDDFDQLVAADPQLAEVAKHISHQRAISNLSAGGTDAVLWAKVASRSLDHLNRHETGKMLTEAGHGAGMAIVFGNILDTIPGCLVIGAKFTAFGNLSLTLMLGMFLGGIPPE, from the coding sequence ATGGCATCCCTGCTCGGATTGGGGACGACCTCCTCTGCCCTGCTCGGGGCCGCTATCGGTCTCTACGCTCCATTCTCGAAACGTCCGCTTGCCTGCCTGCTGGCATTTGCGGCGGGCTCGCTGATCTCCGCGCTGGCGATCGAACTTGCCTACGAAGGTGCGCTGGCCCTTCACCATCAGGGCTACAACGCCTGCGCCGCCTGGGTATTCGTCAGCGCGGGATTTGCTGCCGGCGCCATCATCTACTATTCGGCATCGCTGTTTCTTGAACAGAAGGGAGCGGCCGTACGCTACGTCACCCAATTTCGTGAATATGCCCTGGCGCGCAAGAAGGCCGACGCGAGCGAGCGGATCAAACTGCTGGCGACCTGCGATCTGATGCGGCACTTGCCGGCCCAGCAAATCGAGCAAATCCTGCCGTGTATCGCCGATTGTCACCTGAAAGCCGGTGAAATTCTGTTCAACGCCGGAGACCCCGGTGATGCCCTTTACATCGTCGCGCGAGGGAAGGTGGATGTTCTGAGATCGCAGGGTGCTGGAACCAGCAGCGATGCGATCGCACAAGTCGGCGTGGGCCATGCGTTTGGAGAAATGTCTCTATTGAGCGGAGGCCCGCGCACCGCAACCATCCGCGCCGCCGAGGACACCGAGTTGATGAAAATCGGCAAGGACGATTTCGACCAGCTCGTTGCAGCCGATCCTCAATTGGCCGAGGTCGCAAAGCACATCAGCCACCAGCGGGCGATCAGCAATCTCAGCGCAGGTGGAACCGATGCCGTGCTATGGGCAAAAGTCGCCAGCCGAAGCCTCGATCATCTCAATCGGCATGAGACCGGAAAGATGCTGACCGAGGCCGGTCACGGCGCCGGGATGGCGATTGTGTTCGGAAATATTCTGGACACCATACCCGGCTGCCTCGTGATCGGGGCGAAATTTACCGCCTTCGGCAATCTGTCCCTGACGCTCATGCTGGGGATGTTTCTCGGCGGCATCCCGCCGGAATAG